In a genomic window of Acidimicrobiia bacterium:
- a CDS encoding AAA family ATPase, with product MNDDLTTLEPTLLRAIWRYRWLVLFITLVSASAAWWYAGATSTDEFVALASIQVQDPSSTIAGPSVSTQVQQQYVRDQTELLKSGEVAQRAQLLATGLDEEFPYDASGITEQATINQVQDSSVIAVRFRASGGDWAIIGANSIIAAYEDLVRSELQRNTETSLQIIDQLIEEKRVEGADTQEQIDALTTERSEGRIELGRQLDDLIEELVSLNDQLDATVSEETRAALNVRVLQVRDQVDAMRAVIAALSESQQVQQLVESHTRLEDQIDTLERDRQEIVISSARSAGAGSIKTEALEAAPVQSNLQRLLIVGVFLGMLVGSGFAYLLALRRRTITDRTQPELVLAAPLIAAVPNFLQEGIRSALPVRTDPRSASAEAFRFAAAGLDFSRPITTGGLITAGKVVAVTSAGLADGKSVVATNTALAAAKEGKRVLLIDADFGNQATTMLLLPDERPAAGLTEVVEVGMPLHEAVVQIEGSGSTGLHLLARGWRQTTAPEFFRLGATREFFEQVQDYYDLVIVDSPPVLHMAYASTLLGLVDKVLIVVPHESSATLLEELQDRLDLVGTPTIGYIYNLAPLRPEMTRTEGSMRDVLGGAAELPT from the coding sequence TGTTGCGCGCCATCTGGCGTTACAGATGGCTGGTCCTGTTCATCACCCTCGTCTCCGCCTCGGCCGCCTGGTGGTACGCCGGCGCGACGAGCACGGACGAGTTCGTCGCCCTGGCGTCCATCCAGGTGCAGGATCCGAGCTCGACGATCGCGGGACCGAGCGTCTCCACGCAGGTACAACAGCAGTACGTCCGCGACCAGACCGAGCTCCTCAAGTCGGGCGAGGTCGCCCAGCGAGCCCAACTGCTGGCGACGGGCCTCGACGAGGAGTTCCCGTACGACGCTTCGGGCATCACGGAGCAGGCGACGATCAACCAGGTGCAGGACAGCTCGGTGATCGCCGTGCGGTTCAGGGCGTCGGGGGGCGACTGGGCGATCATCGGAGCCAACTCGATCATCGCCGCCTACGAGGACTTGGTCCGCAGCGAGCTGCAGCGCAACACGGAGACCTCTCTCCAGATAATCGACCAGCTCATCGAGGAGAAGCGAGTGGAGGGCGCCGATACCCAGGAGCAGATCGACGCCCTCACGACGGAGCGCTCGGAGGGACGCATCGAGCTGGGGCGTCAACTCGACGACCTCATCGAAGAGCTGGTGAGCCTCAACGATCAGCTCGACGCCACGGTGTCAGAGGAGACGCGGGCGGCGCTCAACGTCCGGGTGCTCCAGGTGCGGGATCAGGTCGATGCCATGAGGGCGGTGATCGCGGCTCTCAGCGAGTCACAGCAGGTGCAGCAGCTCGTGGAGTCGCACACCAGGCTGGAGGACCAGATCGACACCCTCGAGCGCGACCGGCAAGAGATCGTCATCAGCAGCGCCCGGTCGGCCGGAGCCGGGTCGATAAAGACGGAGGCGCTCGAAGCGGCGCCGGTTCAGTCGAACCTGCAACGACTCCTCATCGTGGGCGTCTTCCTCGGCATGCTCGTGGGCTCAGGGTTCGCATACCTGCTGGCGCTGCGACGTCGCACCATCACCGACCGCACCCAGCCGGAGCTGGTCTTGGCAGCGCCTCTCATCGCGGCGGTGCCGAACTTCCTCCAGGAGGGGATCCGCTCCGCTCTTCCGGTGCGCACCGATCCCCGCTCGGCTTCGGCAGAGGCGTTTCGTTTCGCGGCGGCCGGTCTCGACTTCAGCCGCCCCATCACGACCGGCGGCCTGATCACTGCCGGCAAGGTGGTGGCCGTGACGTCGGCGGGGCTGGCGGACGGCAAATCGGTCGTCGCAACGAACACCGCCCTGGCGGCCGCCAAGGAAGGCAAGCGGGTGCTCCTCATCGACGCCGACTTCGGCAACCAGGCCACCACGATGTTGCTGCTCCCCGACGAGCGACCGGCAGCGGGCCTCACGGAGGTCGTCGAGGTCGGGATGCCGCTCCACGAAGCGGTCGTCCAGATCGAGGGTTCGGGATCGACGGGGCTCCACCTGTTGGCGAGGGGGTGGCGACAGACGACGGCACCCGAGTTCTTCCGACTCGGTGCAACCCGCGAGTTCTTCGAGCAGGTCCAGGACTACTACGACCTCGTGATCGTCGACTCGCCCCCGGTGCTCCACATGGCGTACGCCAGCACTCTGCTCGGCCTCGTCGACAAGGTGCTGATCGTCGTGCCTCACGAGTCGAGCGCCACGCTCCTCGAAGAGCTCCAGGATCGGCTCGACCTCGTCGGCACCCCGACGATCGGGTACATCTACAACCTCGCCCCGCTGCGTCCCGAGATGACCAGGACCGAGGGATCGATGCG